The Neoarius graeffei isolate fNeoGra1 chromosome 23, fNeoGra1.pri, whole genome shotgun sequence genome segment caatgtacctcacacaatagctcgatttccttgtgtgcatgtaggattggatttctctggcacccctgctgggacccttagctcgattaccgacagcagctcaatttggatgtgcatgtaaacgcactgagtgatacATTGTCAACTCTGTCACATCTGTATTGATTGACCAGGAGTCCATGCTATAATGTTATGAGAATACCACAGGCATCATTTAGCTCTCTACTGCGTGAAATAATCAGGTTATGACACTCAGCTAaccaagcaaaacaaacctcgcccagcagcacttattttatacctatatgtagatcatggtaatatttctcaatcatcagctgtcaggttatggtcctatgaaaatccctgaccttgagtttgacatttcaaagtcattcaaagtcaaagttcatggtgccaaatgaaagcccatatggcacttccttatAAGttaataatggtaaatatctgtctcccatcaaccgttttcaagttacagccctctgaaaatccgtgaccttgagtttgacctttcaaggtcactcaaggtcaaagatcatagtGCCAAACGAAAGCCCATatcggagttcctatatgctcataatagtaaacagctGTCTATCGGcatccgtttttgagttataatggaaattttgaccaaaaggttgaccttttccGGAGCATATCAATGgaggcagaattgaaagatgaacattttggaattggcttgaagtaaatatgatgaatatgaaggaaaatatcgcaaaaacaaaaaacgattttgacctctttggtgaccttgaccggatgaccctcaaaatgttggaggttctatttgagaccaatggccATCTATCCGGAAaggttcatgaagattggtccagccgttttcccgtaatgttgctaacaaaaaaacccaaagaaaccccaccaaaaacaatacctcgccccctggtggactccatcctgggtgaggtaaaaaaaaaaaaagtgagcagcTAATTGCGCGTGTACAGTGGGGTCCAAGGGTCTGAGACCACACTGAAaacctgggattttttttttttttaaagaaacagaagatttgagaattttgaaagaagtaaatgaaaaaataaatgttcaatatataatatataacagTCAACGTTCTGtactatttccatccatccattatctctagccgctttatcctgtcctacagggtcgcaggcaagctggagcctatcccagctgactacgggcgagaggcggggtacaccctggacaagtcgccaggtcatcacagggctctgtaCTATTTCGATTTCCATATTTAAATATAAGCAATTTTGAGATAGTGaccatgttaactgctttgtacaaaagcTCAGATTTTGCTCATGTCTAATATTTATGGAAGCGTGCCAcatggatttgatctaaaatggatcatcAGGTTTTGCACAAACCCTTGGAGTCCATGCTAGCTCGAGCACGCACTctcattaaaagaaaaaaaaaacggcgGGGGGAGACATAAAAGAAATACTTAGACACTGCTCATAGAAATAGTTCAAAGATTCAAATGTTCTCTCAAGTTTTATTAAATTAGAAACGAATGCAATACATAATAGAAGCATTTTCATGAGACTTTCACTCTCGGACTTATGGAACCCTGAAATAGGGAGTCGTTACTGAAAGACAAAATTAAAACAACAAAAATATGCCACTTTCCAGTGACTGGCACACTCTGCTATGGAGAAAACATGAAACTGCTTCCAGCACACACGCTAATTCCACATGCTCCATGTGCTAGCATAGACAGTGTTAGCTGATTTTAGATGAGTCCTGGCTCACCCTCTGACAGGAAAGAGGGTGTGAGCTGAAATGAACCAGACACAACAGCTCCTCATAATGGAATAGTTTGACcaaaaatgactttttttattcttctcatctcattatctctagccgctttatcctgttctatagggtcgcaggcaagctggagcctatcccagctgactacgggcgaaaggcggggtacaccctggacaagttgccaggtcatcacagggctgacacatacagtgcgtttacatgcacatccaaatcgagctactgttggtaatcgagctaagggtcccagcaggggtgccagagaaatccaatcctacatgcacacaaggaaatcgagctattgtgtgaggtacattgtgcacctgagccacaggtggcgctacacgccccatcgtgttggtacacttctggttgtcgtcatgaagaagaggagtgatttccactttacattcacaccacatgtcattgccacctgttggctacaaactgtcctgcgcagaccattgttttgtaagacaacttatggcccttttccactatcctttttcagctcacttcagcccgacacggcccgcgtttcgactatctaagaacagcacgactcagctcgcttcagccctgtttagcacccaaaactcgcacggttttggagtggggctgaagtgagaaaaagcgagccgagtggggctagggacgtgagcagacactcccctgtgcactgattggtgaggaggagtgtcctcacatgccccgcgagcacgctggtatctgtaaacaccgtaaacccagaagaagaagaattacgaattacgagaatttctgaagccttatgtgcctcgcctcatctatacgctcttgccagtatctgttggcgttgtcggtgacaacaagccacagcaccaagaccagcaacacaaacgactccatgtcctccatgtttattgtttactatccgggtcgtgagactaccgcttaaaagatcactgatgtcactgtttgcgctgcttaacgacatcacgtgacgtccacccactttcgctaactccacccaatgtgtccacccacttccagccagcacggttcagcgcggttgtagtcgaaatgcaactccaacagccccgctcagctcgactcagcccaactcagcaccgcacggctcagctgcgttggtagtggaaaagcggcattattttgcacaattgtatatttttctaaagtccattttttgcttacaatttaacttatgtcttaataaacacacaaaaagttcaattgtttttgttttttgtctccttgttcctcctgacctcttctgctgctcgctactactactgttgtcatgccgaccgaggctgttgtgtttcccgcttgtggtctcgtcactcgtcacttccggaagggaagtaagtagctcgactacgtagctcgatagggtatacatgcactaagtagctcggctacaatcgcataatctaggtcgcgtagctcgattacgagaaatccagttcgtttcgatttcagccgagctaaggtgtttccatggcatttcgaacttcgatttcagtcgagctacggcagaaattcgattttctctatgtgcatgtaaacgcactcactgacacagacaaccattcacactcacattcacacctacggtcaatttagagtcaccagttaacctaacctgcatgtctttggactgtgggggaaaccggagcacccggaggaaacccacgtggacacggggagaacatgcaaactccgcacagaaaggccctcgccggccacgggcctcgaacccggaccttcttgctgtgatgcgacagtgctaaccactacaccaccgtgccacccatttttttattattaatatttatttatttatttattttttaatcagcCCCAGGTTTGGGAGCAATCTCCTAGCTTTGGAACAAAaaagtaagtttaaaaaaaagtaatgtaGCTTAGCAGAGTAGAAAAACTTCTAACTGATAGACAATATTGCCAGAAAAAGTAAGTAGAGTAAGATGGTGCAGGTTCGAaacatctgtctctctgtgttgtttttttttttttaatggcaagCACCTCATCGACGTACTTttgtaactcactcactcacatttgcCAGCTGAAGCTTCTTCACCCGAGGTATTAACACTCAAGTAGCAGGTAATAGCAGCAGTAACGTGTCCATGTGGACATTACCAGAGATTAGAACGTTGTATGAAAACTGTAATATTAAGAAATGCTAGTAAGAATGAACTAGACTTTTGTTGTGTTCTTTTTATCTCCCTGATAAAAAGACATCCATTTCATTTTTCGTATCCATATCAGATTCTTGAGGATTTTTGTGAAACCAAGCGCAACCATACCAAAAATAGCTGaaagaagaaaaatccacagaatggtATCAAGAAGCCAGGctagggctgatttctttctagcccagactattgctgggtttcacgtaacgtcacatccgcctcattagttattcaaaactttagctggtggcctACCAGAGTTTAGCTGACAAaacatttgtacggagaaggtacattactcgcatgaaaaatgccttacgcttgcattgtttgaatcgatcaaactgaaactgatcaaagtttcttcagggttccccgtgaactaataaaaaatggtgaacgaacacaggatttcacaaaaagacgtcgagaaaggtggcttttgaacctctcactgaaatcgaagagagccgagtcgaagcatgctcgagtctgcagtgatcacttggtgaaaggtttgtatttcccgctCAGCTATggtgttagtgttttccaagtacttttctcgctatgtgtcgttattttacggtactttttttagtcacgaagcgctaaagtccccaactgtttctttgttcactcctcacaaagtccatatgcatgaaggtcgcgacaaaattcttccccagctgtacagttacaatgcgccgtgatcacttctccgtcctgtttaactaagatccaggtctttaaaggggtttctgatgatctttgtgaatgatttacctgagagataagagccaacacaagtgagaatcaagccaactgtttgtttacaattCAACTTGCAGtgtttcgttgtaaagacgcgaacgaaaagcttaaaaaatacTTACGCGGGCAAaaccaatacaggattcattcggcagcgacttgatagcgaggtcctttacccagccacatacaaaaaagttgtaagcctccgtactcttccacgctttcatctgttttgcggtgtagaaggacgtctgcaacaccagatagttcgagatgtcggggaactcgactgaagggtagttttcgagatcgtatgacaaatccttctttcccagactgtaggggtcgattccattgcacatagcaatctaccgaatatatctaaagcgagcagtggcttctagattacgagcgtactctgataagttatcgctagttgtttgcactacagcagccatttagatccccagctatttcacttccggtaaaaccgctaagaaaagtcacatgactgaaacccagcaataggttCATACAATTGTATCATACAAAGTAAAATGCTTCTTGGTATATCTTATACACATCTAGGTGATTAACAGTGATGTCTGCTAAATGACACATCGGAGCCAAATCATATGTCCCTGTTCGTCTGGTTTCCAAGCCTGAAAATAAAATATTGCGTTTTCATGCAATGTAAAGACAAACTGACAAGCTCTGTTTCTCTTTAAAACGTTCCGCTGTGATCGTGATTGCTGTCATGagctgcatctcatctcattatctctagccgctttatcctgttctacagggtcgcaggcaagctggagcctatcccagctgactacgggcgaaaggcggggtacaccctggacaagtcgccaggtcatcacagggctgacacatagacacagacaaccattcacactcacattcacacctacggtcaatttagagtcaccagttaacctaacctgcatgtctttggactgtgggggaaaccggagcacccggaggaaacccacgcggacacggggagaacatgcaaactccgcacagaaaggccttcgccggccacggggctcgaacccggaccttcttgctgtgaggcaacagcgctaaccactacaccaccatgccgcccgtcatGAGCTGCATTTCCAATCAAATACTCCAACCTTTCTTTCAAAAATATTTACGAATCTAGAAAATCTGGAAGCTTCGTACTCAAGACAGACTTTTTGGGGAGGTTTTCAAAATTCAAACACTAGCAGGAAAACTGGTGAAGAAGCAGAAGTTTCTAAACATTCCAAGTGCTGCTTTATGGACATTTTTATGATGGATAAAATATACAGGAGTGTCTGAAGGTTTGAATTTGACAGTTTTGTCTATTTAGTATGAACTTTTTCATTGCTATTTCATATAAATATCCTACCAAGACCACATTTATTTAATTCGCTTTTACATTATTGCTAATAAACTATCCATGGTGTTAGTGATTCAGAAGCAAACTGTCGGATTGTTGTAGGCATGTGTAACCCGAGGAACTACAGCGAGACCCCGCCAACTTCCAAAAGTACAGTGGAGGACCTCCATGCGCCGATCCCGTCACTCTTCAGGGCCCTCACTGATGGAGACACTCCTATCAACATGATGGTGGTGTCGTTCCCCGTGGTTGAGGAGCTCTCGCACCACGAGAACCTCGTGTCCTTCCTGGAGTCTCTGGAGCAAGAGCATCAAAATGTCTCGCTGCCTGGGACAAGCATCCATGACTCCTATGATAAAGGTACCAGAATGAATAAAATGGGTGCATAAAGTTTttctgcaaataaataaataaattcatgaaTTTTAGATTATATATAAGGCAGTTATAtattgaaatcgagttgtacatgagctgatatgtgctgagttggctataagccatgtacgacgagattgagtggaataactgttttattccatccacattcatggattttgagaaacggagcatttttattttttgcaaattcgatcaataaaaacttttttacaaaacgtcagacaaaatcatttctgcttagaatgtacaaccctgattccaaaaaagttgggacaaagtacaaattgtaaataaaaacggaatgcaataatttacaaatctcaaaaactgatattgtattcacaatagaacatagacaacatatcaaatgtcgaaagtgagacattttgaaatttcatgccaaatattggctcatttgaaatttcatgacagcagcacatctcaaaaaagttgggacaggggcaataagaggctggaaaagttaaaggtacaaaaaaggaacagctggaggaccacactgcaactcattaggtcagttggcaataggtcattaacatgactgggtataaaaagagcatcttggagtggcagcggctctcagaagtaaagatgggaagaggatcaccaatccccctaattctgcgccgacaaatagtggagcaatatcagaaaggagttcgacagtgtaaaattgcaaagagtttgaacatatcatcatctacagtgcataatatcatcaaaagattcagagaatctggaagaatctctgtgcgtaagggtcaaggccggaaaaccatactgggtgcccgtgatcttcaggcccttagacggcactgcatcacatacaggcatgcttctgtattggaaatcacaaaatgggctcaggaatatttccagagaacattatctgtgaacacaattcaccgtgccatctgccgttgccagctaaaactctctagttcaaagaagaagccgtatctaaacatgatccagaagtgcagacgtcttctctgggccaaggctcatttaaaatggactgtggcaaagtggaaaactgttctgtggtcagacgaatcaaaatttgaagttctttatggaaatcagggacaccgtgtcattcggactaaagaggagaaggacgacccaagttgttatcagtgctcagttcagaagcctgcatctctgatggtatggggttgcattagtgcgtgtggcatgggcagcttacacatctggaaagacaccatcaatgctgaaaggtatatccaggttctagagcaacatatgctcccatccagacgacgtctctttcagggaagacctttcattttccaacatgacaatgccaaaccacatactgcatcaattacagcattatggctgcgtagaagaagggtccgggtactgaactggccagcctgcagtccagatctttcacccatagaaaacatttggcgcatcataaaacggaagatacgacaaaaaagacctaagacagttgagcaactagaatcctacattagacaagaatgggttaacattcctatccctaaacttgagcaacttgtctcctcagtcccccgatgtttacagactgttgtaaagagaaaaggggatatgtctcagtggtaaacatggccttgtcccaacttttttgagatgtgttgttgtcatgaaatttaaaatcacctaatttttctctttaaatgatacattctctcagtttaaacatttgatatgtcatctatgttctattctgaataaaatatggaattttgaaacttccacatcattgcattccgtttttatttacaatttgtactttgtcccaacttttttggaatcggggttgtaaacaaaccggtgaaatgacggtagcaatttgtgaaaaatgctattaattcttgaaaagaaaaaaaagacgcgttcttcccatcaaatacttttattccatagtttGTTGCAGGGAATGACTATATTCTTTCAgcaatttctgtttcttttcaaaacttgatcacaatttttggggttttgtttttgagtagagtttttatttcacacttgcttggttcagcaacacgctccgccattttgtttttctctactcacggtatatgagctgatatcctagtagtagagtagccaatcaaagcgcacgattgctcatatccagtgaatgcggatatataatatacatacacacatgtatGGACACGAGCGTTTTActtggaaatacaccactcgtatttttcatatgagctacatctgggacattggGATCCAAAACCGTAACATGAATCTCTATatatcactcgtgaggaaatcagtgaattgttttgataaatttgggtactttttgtttgtgaatgtgtctacagtggtgcttgaaagtttgtgaaccctttagaattttctatatttctgtataaatatgacctaaaacatcatcagattttcactcaagtcctaaaagtagataaagagaacccagttaaacaaatgagacaaaaatattatacttggtcatttattaattgaggaaaattatccaatattatatatctgtgagtggcaaaagtatgtgaacctctaggattagcagttaatttgaaggtgaaattagagtcaggtgttttcagtcaatgggatgacaatcaggtgtgagtgggcaccctgttttatttaaagaacagggatctatcaaagtctgatcttcacaacacatgtttgtggaagtgtatcatggcacgaacaaaggagatttctgaggacctcagaaaaagcgttgttgatgctcatcaggctggaaaaggttacaaaaccatctctaaagagtttggactccaccaatccacagtcagacagattgtgtacaaatggaggaaattcaagaccattgttaccctccccaggagtggtcgaccaacaaagatcactccaagagcaaggcgtgtaatagtctgcaaggtcacgaaggaccccagggtaacttctaagcaactgaaggcatctctcacattggctaatgttaatgttcatgagtccaccatcaggagaacactgaacaacaatggtgtgcatggaagggttgcaaggagaaagccactgctctccaaaaaaacattgctgctcgtctgcagtttgctaaagatcacgtggacaagccagaaggctattggaaaaatgttttgtggacggatgagaccaaaatagaaatttttgatttaaatgagaagcgttatatttggagaacagaaaacactgcattccagcataagaaccttatcccatctgtgaaacatggtgatggtagtactatggtttgggcctgttttgctgcatctgggccaggacagcttgccatcactgatggaacaatgaattctgaattataccagcaaattctaaaggaaaatgtcaggacatctgtccatgaactgaatctcaagagaaggtggttcatgcagcaagacaacgaccctaagcacacaagtcgttctaccaaagaatggttaaagaagaataaagttaatgttttggaatggccaagtcaaagtcctgaccttagtccaatcaaaatgttgtggaaggacctgaagcgagcagttcatgtgaggaaccccaccaacatcccagagttgaagctgttctgtacggaggaatgggctaaaattcctccaagccagtgtgcaggactgatcaacagttaccgcaaacgtttagttgctgcacaagggggtcacaccagatactgaaagcaaaggttcacatacttttgccactcacagatatgtaatattggatcattttcctcaataaataaatgaccaagtataatatttttctcatatttgtttaactgggttctctttatctacttttaggacttgtgtgaaaatctgatgatgttttaggtcatatttatgcagaaatatagaaaattctaaagggttcacaaactttcaagcaccactgtatatcataaaaagaacatcacacgttagcttgaagatatgaagtttatcttctcgtgttgaaaaactcacattttcaaATGAAATACGTTGCAGATCTGAGcgacatatttcccaatatttcactctgatgacgtcactccccgtgttttcccgctgactagacagaGATATATATCTATCTGTAACAATGTAGTATTCAAAGCCATAGGCACCACAGAATAAAGACAAATTGAAAATCTTTGTGATTATTTTTTTCTACTTTCCATTTATATTATAGTTCTCTCTTCTTCTTACGTTGTTTCTTCCTATAATGGCTAACCTATGTGTCTGTATAACTTGTGATGGAACCTCAGCCTGAAACAGATACTGGAGATATTTCACTCTTTACATCCTGTGACTGAACTCAGGACAAGTTTGctcttcttctcttttcttttgttgttgtttttttctcttttcttctcaTCTTTCCTCTTTCGTGCACTTCTATTTTGCTCTTCTCggtttctttattttttcctttccttttcttgtcttaTTTTTATTGCTACTTTTCCTGctcttcttttctcttctctcctgTCTGACAGATACCCTTTGCACGGTGGTGTATTTTGACGAGTGCTTGTCGATACGCCAGTGTAAGCAGTACTGTGAGTCGATGGGAGCGTCAAAGTACCGCTGGTTCCACAACGCGTGCTGTGAGTGCATTGGGCCCGAGTGTGTGGACTACGGCAGCAAAGTGGTTAAATGCATGAATTGTCTCTTCTGagagttctgacacacacacacacacacacacacattggattGTGTTTCAGTATCTTATGGTTTACTCATATTATATTCCATCGTTTATTGCTGATAATGTCTCATATGAATTTCGCGTTCTTTGCCTAAAAAGGGTCCTCTACATCTTTACTGACGGTGtatgttattaataataattttctgttttatttatgatctcGGCACAAATTAATGTATGCGTAACCCTTTCCTGTTTGTGCCCTGTGTATAGTAGTTAGGCACTAGATGGCACTGTCTTACAATAAAGCTTCCTGTTTGATCACGTagccaaaaaaaaagtgtatatacTGTACCACTCACCATTAGTGCAGAAGAGGCAGTGGTTTGAAATCATATAGAAGTGTTATTTATGTCCACTGTCAATCTTTTGTGCAAAGAAACATAATCCTCCAGAAagtatgtctcgtctcgtctcgtctcgtctcgtcttcttccgcttatccaggaccgggtcgcggaggcagcagtctaagcatggaagcccaaacttccctttccccagacacctcggccagctcctcgggaagaacaccgaggcgttcccaggccagccgagagacatagtccctccagcgtgtcctgggtcttccccggggcctcctcccggggggacatgcctggaacacctccccagggaggcgtccaggaggcatccgaaaaagatgcccgagccacctcagctggttcctctcgatgtggaggagcagcggctctactccgagctcctcccgagtgactgtgcttctcaccctatctctaagggagcgcccagccaccctgcgaaggaaactcatttcagccgcttgtatccgcgatcttgttctttctgtcattacccaaagctcatgaccatatatatatatgcgcttaATAGAAAGGTTCAGGTTATATGTTCCATTATTAACACACTTATTCACGTGAACAAACTATGAACTTCAGTATTAATGCACCATAATTCACATAAACAGATTAACTAAGATTTGTATTAATCGATTGATGTCCAATAAACCAAATAAGCCAAAATAGTAACCAATAGCCCTCGTGAAAAATTTAAGCCCAGAATGAGTAATATGAGCAACAGACGAACCTTAATGAACAGACCTGAGACTGAATTTGAATTCAAGTTTTGTTGTGTTTATACcacaattctcaaatctgattggtcagagggcccgtccacacgagtacgtttttgtcgaatccgcataaacACTTTGtcgtttcggcctcgcgtccagacggatctggctttttcgaggtgtgaaaccggtattttttgaaaacgggtcccagagtgtgaaaatcctaaaacgctggatagcccggagtcgtctggacggcgaatgcggattttttcagaaacgatgacgtataagccccacctctctaacctttaacctcagccaccACCGCCGCTAGAcgcatcataacaacaacaacaacaatggcggactacaggcttgtgctcgtactgcgGAAACGTCCAATGTGACACGAAGTAGAAGTTCCACTTCATTGTcggtccacacaaaagactctcctcttcctctcagagttgcgctggccatgatcgtcctcttctcgtgttatgagcttgtttgtaaacagtGCGTGACCTTTAtatgcatgctccatggcttctcttccggttttagtgtattggtgtggcggcgtcacagcgccatatacaggcctggcatatgtactacagcgttttgggtcggtccagtgaatccgtgtggacgcagatatttctggaaacgacgccgtgtttacggagatttttttcaaaacgacagcgtcttgggtgaggccgcgtactcgtgtggacgggcccagAATGCGTTGATTAATTTGCTGTAACTGCAGATCTGGCAATAGTTCCATCTGCAAGACAAATCACAGCTTTCTCGTAAAGAACTCTTCACTGTTTATCGTTTCTATGGGAACAACTCATTCAAAGGGACTTGTACAGCAAATGTGCCACATAAGccagatttttaattttttttaatgtctg includes the following:
- the twsg1a gene encoding twisted gastrulation protein homolog 1-A; protein product: MRSALLLLLLLFSLCSLLLLSHIPIISACNKALCASDVSKCLLQGLCQCRPSEGNCSCCKECMLCLSTLWEECCDCVGMCNPRNYSETPPTSKSTVEDLHAPIPSLFRALTDGDTPINMMVVSFPVVEELSHHENLVSFLESLEQEHQNVSLPGTSIHDSYDKDTLCTVVYFDECLSIRQCKQYCESMGASKYRWFHNACCECIGPECVDYGSKVVKCMNCLF